A stretch of the Halorussus salinus genome encodes the following:
- a CDS encoding MFS transporter, with amino-acid sequence MELRWLYAWGLGSVALGAASLLVPLYVVALGGDPVALGLLAASAALLGTPGALLWGRVADRTANRRAVVVGSLVGVAASLGAIPLVESVNAVLALNALLWFVSAAGGPVLTLLVVADAPESAWSRRIAELNTYQGYGWAGGLVLGTVWLGVLAPVFASPLAARRWLFAVCGALAAVSAAAAARWVPSVPAAATELGRSERRRIARLLSRSRRNAKTATFPFTPNRLYWTTLGIRPRRLLARFTPRLTAYFLAVALFSTGFAAFWAPLPAYLSTAGYGGDATFGLYLATSLASALCYGAVGELSDRFDARLFQSGALGVRAAAFPAVAVVGTAAGVVGLTASGVVFALLGVTWAVIAVTGTGLVTRFAPPSVRGEALGVHAALVAAAGGVGGLLGGWAANFGYGVAFAVAGGLVAVGAAAVVALRGLSAGDSGAGADGSESSSPRSESASSGNESPSSGSESGTD; translated from the coding sequence ATGGAACTCCGTTGGCTGTACGCGTGGGGACTCGGGTCGGTCGCGCTCGGCGCGGCCTCGCTTCTCGTTCCGCTGTACGTCGTCGCATTGGGGGGCGACCCCGTGGCGCTCGGCCTGCTCGCGGCAAGCGCGGCGCTGTTGGGCACGCCCGGCGCGCTCCTGTGGGGTCGGGTGGCCGACCGGACCGCGAACCGCCGAGCGGTCGTCGTCGGGAGTCTGGTCGGCGTCGCGGCCTCGCTCGGCGCGATTCCGCTGGTCGAGTCGGTGAACGCGGTCCTCGCGCTCAACGCCCTCCTCTGGTTCGTCTCCGCCGCGGGCGGCCCGGTGTTGACTCTGCTGGTCGTGGCCGACGCGCCGGAGTCGGCGTGGTCGCGCCGCATCGCCGAACTGAACACGTATCAGGGGTACGGCTGGGCGGGCGGTCTGGTCCTCGGCACCGTCTGGCTCGGCGTCCTCGCGCCGGTGTTCGCCTCGCCGCTCGCGGCCCGTCGCTGGCTGTTCGCGGTCTGCGGGGCGCTCGCGGCGGTCTCGGCGGCGGCGGCCGCGAGGTGGGTGCCGTCGGTCCCGGCGGCGGCGACCGAACTCGGGCGGAGCGAGCGCAGACGAATCGCCCGACTCCTCTCGCGGAGTCGGCGCAACGCCAAGACCGCGACGTTCCCGTTCACGCCGAATCGGCTCTACTGGACGACGCTCGGGATTCGCCCCCGACGGCTCCTCGCGCGGTTCACGCCGCGCTTGACGGCGTACTTCCTCGCGGTCGCGCTGTTCTCGACCGGGTTCGCCGCGTTCTGGGCACCGCTCCCGGCGTACCTCTCGACGGCGGGCTACGGCGGCGACGCCACCTTCGGTCTCTACCTCGCGACGAGTCTCGCGTCGGCGCTGTGCTACGGCGCTGTCGGGGAGTTGAGCGACCGCTTCGACGCCCGACTGTTCCAGAGCGGCGCGCTCGGCGTCAGGGCCGCGGCCTTCCCCGCGGTCGCAGTCGTCGGCACCGCGGCGGGCGTGGTCGGCCTGACCGCGAGCGGGGTCGTCTTCGCCCTCCTCGGGGTGACGTGGGCGGTCATCGCCGTCACGGGAACCGGACTGGTGACGCGGTTCGCTCCGCCGTCGGTCCGCGGGGAGGCGCTGGGCGTCCACGCCGCGCTGGTGGCCGCGGCGGGCGGCGTCGGCGGTCTGCTCGGCGGCTGGGCCGCTAACTTCGGCTACGGCGTCGCGTTCGCCGTCGCGGGCGGATTAGTCGCTGTCGGCGCGGCCGCGGTGGTCGCGCTCCGCGGACTCTCGGCGGGCGATTCGGGGGCCGGGGCCGACGGGAGCGAGTCGTCCTCACCGAGGAGTGAATCGGCTTCGTCGGGCAACGAATCGCCCTCGTCGGGGAGCGAGTCGGGGACCGACTGA
- a CDS encoding alpha,alpha-trehalose-phosphate synthase (UDP-forming), protein MTGDQSSDDRATDRQSTDERPTDDEGGGAAPTEGLLVVSNREPYSHSYDGDEIVVDRPVGGLTAGLDPVMQRASGTWIAWGDGDADREVVDDEDRVRVPPEDPSYTLKRIWLDDDEIEEYYYGYSNQVLWPLCHSDRGRITYEPRFWHRYREVNERFAEAASREAESGSLVWFQDYHFGLAPKMVRDRRGDDVTLAHFWHIPWPTWDDFRVCPQSEQLMEGLLANDLLGFHVGRFCAQFLEGVQACFDDAVVDWDAGVVHRGDSPTLVKPFPMGVDAERIERLAGSDEADRFWDEFREERAIADDAVVAVGVDRLDYTKGIPERIRAIEYFLDEHPEYRGEFVYVQKASESRSEIPAYQELQREVSAVAERVNERFGTDDWKPVVSVTEMLPAAALYGLYRHADLALVSSVRDGMNLVAEEYVAAQLDNEGALVLSDFAGVDETLGDYAYTINPYATEEFADTIHRTITDSPQERRNRMRQMRQLVTAYDLDAWMDDIFTTVAALRDDSAESA, encoded by the coding sequence ATGACAGGCGACCAATCGAGCGACGACCGAGCGACCGACCGGCAATCGACGGACGAGCGACCGACCGACGACGAGGGCGGCGGCGCGGCCCCGACTGAGGGCCTCCTCGTCGTCTCGAACCGGGAACCCTACAGCCACTCCTACGACGGCGACGAGATAGTCGTGGACCGGCCCGTCGGCGGCCTCACCGCGGGTCTCGACCCCGTGATGCAACGGGCGTCCGGGACGTGGATAGCGTGGGGCGACGGCGACGCCGACCGCGAGGTCGTGGACGACGAGGACCGCGTTCGCGTCCCGCCCGAGGACCCCTCCTACACCCTCAAGCGAATCTGGTTGGACGACGACGAGATAGAGGAGTACTACTACGGCTACAGCAACCAAGTGCTGTGGCCGCTCTGTCACAGCGACCGCGGGCGCATCACCTACGAACCCCGATTCTGGCACCGCTACCGCGAGGTCAACGAGCGGTTCGCCGAGGCGGCGAGTCGGGAGGCCGAGTCGGGGTCGCTGGTCTGGTTTCAGGACTACCACTTCGGTCTCGCGCCGAAGATGGTCCGGGACCGGCGCGGCGACGACGTGACGCTGGCGCACTTCTGGCACATCCCGTGGCCGACGTGGGACGACTTTCGGGTCTGTCCGCAGAGCGAGCAACTGATGGAGGGATTGCTGGCCAACGACCTGCTGGGCTTCCACGTCGGCCGGTTCTGCGCGCAGTTCCTCGAAGGCGTCCAAGCCTGCTTCGACGACGCGGTGGTGGACTGGGACGCTGGCGTGGTCCACCGGGGCGACTCGCCGACGCTCGTCAAACCGTTCCCGATGGGCGTGGACGCCGAGCGCATCGAGCGATTGGCGGGGAGTGACGAGGCAGACCGGTTCTGGGACGAGTTCCGCGAGGAGCGCGCCATCGCCGACGACGCCGTCGTCGCCGTCGGCGTGGACCGCCTCGACTACACGAAGGGCATCCCCGAGCGCATCCGCGCCATCGAGTACTTCCTCGACGAGCATCCGGAGTACCGCGGCGAGTTCGTCTACGTCCAGAAGGCAAGCGAGAGCCGAAGCGAGATTCCGGCGTATCAGGAGCTACAGCGAGAGGTCTCGGCAGTCGCCGAGCGCGTCAACGAGCGGTTCGGGACCGACGACTGGAAGCCCGTGGTCAGCGTCACCGAGATGCTTCCGGCGGCGGCGCTGTACGGTCTCTACCGGCACGCCGACCTCGCGCTGGTGAGTTCGGTCCGGGACGGGATGAACCTCGTCGCCGAGGAGTACGTCGCGGCCCAACTGGACAACGAGGGCGCGCTGGTCCTCTCGGACTTCGCGGGCGTGGACGAGACGCTGGGCGACTACGCCTACACCATCAACCCCTACGCAACCGAGGAGTTCGCCGACACCATCCACCGGACGATAACCGACTCGCCCCAAGAACGGCGCAACCGGATGCGCCAGATGCGCCAACTCGTGACCGCCTACGACTTGGACGCGTGGATGGACGACATCTTCACGACCGTCGCCGCGCTCCGGGACGACAGCGCCGAATCCGCCTGA
- a CDS encoding GIY-YIG nuclease family protein: protein MSKGTYTLLVELDAPASVAFGAAGERDLSAGWYAYTGSAFGTGGFARVERHRELAAGERDARHWHVDYLLGHPASRIADVVKTASADVECEVSREVEEGDGATESVAGLGASDCDCESHLTFAPDREELARSVRRAHESADD from the coding sequence ATGTCGAAAGGAACCTATACCTTGCTCGTAGAACTCGACGCCCCGGCCAGCGTCGCGTTCGGCGCGGCGGGCGAGCGCGACCTGTCCGCGGGGTGGTACGCCTACACCGGGAGCGCGTTCGGGACCGGCGGGTTCGCCCGCGTCGAGCGCCACCGCGAACTCGCCGCCGGGGAGCGCGACGCGCGCCACTGGCACGTCGATTACCTACTGGGCCACCCGGCGAGTCGAATCGCGGACGTGGTGAAAACAGCGAGCGCGGATGTGGAGTGCGAGGTCAGCCGAGAAGTCGAGGAGGGCGACGGCGCGACCGAATCGGTCGCCGGTCTCGGGGCGTCGGACTGCGACTGCGAGTCGCATCTGACGTTCGCGCCCGACCGCGAGGAGCTAGCGCGGTCAGTCCGGCGAGCACACGAGTCGGCGGACGACTGA
- a CDS encoding DUF6338 family protein has protein sequence MAVTAPTVQVIVVFLSLVPGYVAYATARLIGHVTIPLKRFEKTLWSLLGSGVSISVLYFLYTTLTSITQSRLVWPNVVLTIESLAVAFPLLLLVASGLGVVSGTVVRNRNIRELSKDIPEPTWNYLMKKARNAEEPIEVRVNTDAGDEIQGYLGAIGTTNDMRDLLLVYPQTIRREDGRITDRITNGAFVYVRENAISSIFFDTDLDLDLSDRN, from the coding sequence ATGGCTGTGACCGCGCCGACCGTACAGGTCATCGTAGTCTTCTTGAGTCTCGTTCCGGGGTACGTCGCCTACGCGACCGCTCGACTCATCGGACACGTCACGATTCCGCTCAAACGGTTCGAGAAGACACTCTGGAGTCTCTTGGGGAGCGGGGTCTCGATCTCGGTTCTCTACTTCCTCTATACGACTCTCACGTCTATTACACAATCGCGTCTGGTTTGGCCGAACGTGGTTCTGACGATAGAATCGCTCGCTGTCGCGTTTCCGTTACTTTTGCTCGTCGCTAGCGGTCTCGGCGTCGTGTCCGGCACGGTCGTCCGAAATCGAAACATCAGGGAACTCAGCAAGGATATTCCGGAACCGACGTGGAACTACCTCATGAAGAAAGCGAGAAACGCGGAGGAACCTATCGAAGTCCGCGTTAATACCGACGCTGGCGACGAAATCCAGGGCTACCTCGGAGCTATCGGGACGACCAACGACATGCGGGACTTACTGCTGGTGTATCCACAGACTATCCGCCGGGAAGATGGTCGAATCACCGATAGAATTACCAACGGAGCGTTCGTGTACGTCCGGGAAAACGCCATCTCCAGCATCTTCTTCGACACGGATTTGGATTTGGATTTATCCGACAGAAACTAA
- a CDS encoding DUF4149 domain-containing protein, with protein sequence MGLLETALATLLDASLGVWLGSIVFFSFVGAPTTFDVLGDDAGRVVNAIFPKYYSFGTALGFVAFAAALVHGVGPYDGVLLAALPLVGVALNLYARQVLIPKMEEAGDDAFAQYHKQSVALNGVTMLAIAVGLVVSHL encoded by the coding sequence ATGGGTCTCCTCGAAACTGCGCTCGCCACCCTACTGGACGCGAGCCTCGGCGTCTGGCTCGGGAGCATCGTCTTCTTCTCGTTCGTCGGCGCGCCGACGACCTTCGACGTGTTGGGCGACGACGCCGGACGAGTCGTCAACGCCATCTTCCCGAAGTACTACTCGTTCGGGACGGCGCTGGGTTTCGTCGCGTTCGCCGCGGCACTGGTCCACGGCGTTGGCCCCTACGACGGGGTTCTCCTCGCGGCGCTCCCGCTGGTCGGCGTGGCGCTGAACCTCTACGCGCGGCAGGTCCTCATCCCGAAGATGGAGGAGGCTGGCGACGACGCCTTCGCCCAGTACCACAAGCAGTCGGTCGCGCTGAACGGCGTCACGATGCTCGCCATCGCGGTCGGACTGGTCGTCTCGCACCTCTAA
- a CDS encoding YgaP family membrane protein → MPLTRNVGKWDRIARAVLGVALLALAGGGMLLGYSGLGIVGIVAGAALLFNAATQFCGLYALLGVDTCSRKSH, encoded by the coding sequence ATGCCACTCACGCGCAACGTCGGCAAGTGGGACAGAATCGCTCGCGCAGTCCTCGGGGTCGCGTTGCTCGCGCTGGCGGGCGGCGGGATGCTCCTCGGTTACAGCGGTCTCGGCATCGTCGGAATCGTGGCGGGCGCGGCGCTCCTGTTCAACGCCGCCACGCAGTTTTGCGGCCTCTACGCGCTGTTGGGCGTGGACACCTGCTCGCGGAAATCACACTGA
- a CDS encoding COG1361 S-layer family protein — protein MKTTALLVVGLVVTAGLLPAVGPPGSGPTAESGLDTESGPAVGSGPTAGSGLTAGIGPTAGIGPTAGLGSAVARAQDEGTVVGRPNLELSATENRFGPGEQAVFEVFVSNNGDLDRGGPSEFEERVTTARNVRLDIDEERLPDELAGELQVETGEVFAGSVPEGVSGPFGFNVEISESVEPGTYEIPVEVTYDYTSFVRYGPNRAPEYGDNQRTQTAYFEVVVEDRPQFDVRAQNLTPITAGDTATYRLEVTNEGTSPATDARVQLSVANSSVFFGGGDNPQQQTSVFFRRIDPGETETFTVSVGASQDTAPGTYLADASVSYTNPRGVRERSRPLTFGVAVGGEQTFAVRDVFSTLRVGETGVVSGRLVNTGETNVSEAVVVVGGDNPNFRPRETEFAVGDLAAGESANFSFRIDTANGTDAGPRRIPFRVQYRNAEGDQRTSDPIDVPVAVAREQTFDVAATASGLLAGDRGTVSGTVVNTGETNVSDAVVVLQTQDSGLQPIEREFAVGDLPPNASANFAFEVAVPNESNPGVRPVSFRIRYRNADNEIRYSESFDAAVSVAGERTFAVRDVSADIQVADSGTVSGTVVNTADVPVSNAVVVFGGGSGLVPREQEVAVGDLDPGEETAFQFTVDVPNTSDPGPRQATFFVRYRNRNGDLRLSEGLDARVVVGDEQTFGVENVTGTLRVGETGEIAGQVTNRGARAVSNAVLVLQTNNPNLDARETEYALGRLGPNESVPFEYTIDVNGEAEPGPRQVSYRVRYRNRDGDLRVSDAIDARIAVAPERDEFRVEPVNASLPVGGSEVIEVRVTNTANQTLRDVEAKLFASDPLSSDNDEAFVSRLDAGESTTMKFRVAAAGGSIPKVYPVSVDFTYEDARGDTVLSDTYRVPVEVTERQRRGLGLPTGGISPILVGLGVAVVLLGALVWWKQEAIARLLP, from the coding sequence ATGAAAACCACCGCCCTGCTGGTGGTCGGACTGGTGGTCACGGCGGGCCTCCTCCCCGCGGTCGGCCCGCCCGGAAGCGGACCGACTGCCGAAAGCGGACTGGACACCGAAAGCGGACCGGCCGTCGGAAGCGGACCGACCGCCGGAAGTGGACTGACCGCTGGAATCGGGCCGACCGCCGGAATCGGGCCGACCGCCGGACTCGGCTCGGCGGTCGCACGCGCCCAAGACGAGGGCACGGTCGTCGGTCGCCCGAACCTCGAACTCTCGGCGACCGAGAACCGATTCGGACCGGGCGAGCAGGCCGTCTTCGAGGTGTTCGTCTCGAACAACGGCGACCTCGACCGCGGCGGTCCCTCCGAGTTCGAGGAGCGCGTCACGACCGCGCGGAACGTCCGACTGGACATCGACGAGGAGAGACTACCGGACGAACTCGCGGGCGAGCTACAGGTCGAGACCGGCGAGGTCTTCGCCGGGAGCGTCCCGGAGGGCGTCTCGGGACCCTTCGGGTTCAACGTCGAGATTTCCGAGTCCGTCGAACCCGGAACCTACGAGATTCCGGTCGAAGTGACCTACGACTACACCAGTTTCGTGCGCTACGGGCCGAACCGCGCGCCGGAGTACGGCGACAACCAGCGAACCCAGACCGCCTACTTCGAGGTCGTCGTCGAGGACCGCCCGCAGTTCGACGTTCGCGCGCAGAACCTCACCCCGATAACGGCGGGCGACACCGCGACCTACCGACTCGAAGTCACGAACGAGGGAACATCGCCCGCGACCGACGCTCGCGTCCAGTTGTCGGTCGCCAACTCCTCGGTCTTCTTCGGCGGGGGAGACAACCCCCAACAGCAGACCAGCGTCTTCTTCCGGCGTATCGACCCCGGCGAGACCGAGACGTTCACCGTCTCGGTCGGTGCGAGTCAGGACACCGCGCCCGGCACGTACCTCGCCGACGCCTCGGTCTCGTACACGAACCCCCGAGGAGTCCGCGAGCGGTCCAGACCGCTCACGTTCGGGGTCGCCGTCGGGGGTGAGCAGACCTTCGCGGTCAGGGATGTCTTCAGCACGCTCCGGGTCGGCGAGACCGGCGTGGTCAGCGGCCGCCTCGTCAACACCGGCGAGACCAACGTCTCGGAGGCGGTGGTCGTCGTCGGTGGCGACAACCCCAACTTCCGGCCCCGCGAGACCGAGTTCGCGGTCGGGGACCTCGCGGCGGGCGAGTCGGCCAACTTCTCGTTCCGCATCGACACCGCGAACGGGACCGACGCCGGGCCGCGGCGCATCCCGTTCCGAGTCCAGTACCGCAACGCCGAGGGCGACCAGCGGACCAGCGACCCCATCGACGTGCCGGTCGCGGTCGCGCGCGAGCAGACCTTCGACGTGGCCGCGACCGCCTCCGGACTGCTGGCGGGCGACAGGGGGACCGTCTCGGGGACCGTCGTCAACACGGGCGAGACCAACGTCTCGGACGCGGTGGTCGTCCTCCAGACGCAGGACTCGGGACTCCAACCGATAGAACGCGAGTTCGCGGTCGGGGACCTCCCGCCCAACGCGTCGGCGAACTTCGCGTTCGAGGTGGCGGTGCCCAACGAGTCGAACCCCGGCGTCCGGCCCGTCTCGTTCCGGATTCGCTACCGGAACGCCGACAACGAGATTCGCTACTCCGAATCGTTCGACGCCGCGGTGTCGGTCGCGGGCGAGCGCACCTTCGCGGTCCGGGACGTGAGCGCCGACATACAGGTCGCCGACTCGGGGACGGTTTCGGGGACGGTCGTCAACACCGCCGACGTGCCGGTCTCGAACGCGGTGGTCGTCTTCGGCGGCGGTTCGGGCCTCGTCCCCCGCGAGCAGGAGGTCGCGGTCGGCGACCTCGACCCCGGCGAGGAGACCGCCTTCCAGTTCACCGTGGACGTGCCCAACACCTCCGACCCCGGCCCCCGACAGGCGACGTTCTTCGTGCGCTACCGGAACCGGAACGGCGACCTGCGACTCAGCGAGGGTCTCGACGCTCGCGTCGTCGTCGGCGACGAACAGACCTTCGGCGTCGAGAACGTCACGGGCACGCTCCGGGTGGGCGAGACCGGCGAAATCGCCGGACAGGTCACGAACCGAGGAGCGCGCGCGGTCTCGAACGCGGTCCTCGTCCTCCAGACGAACAACCCGAATCTGGACGCCCGCGAGACCGAGTACGCGCTCGGTCGCCTCGGCCCGAACGAGTCGGTCCCCTTCGAGTACACTATCGACGTGAACGGCGAGGCCGAACCCGGCCCGCGGCAGGTCAGTTACCGCGTGCGCTACCGGAACCGCGACGGCGACCTGCGGGTCAGCGACGCGATAGACGCCCGTATCGCGGTCGCCCCCGAGCGCGACGAGTTCCGGGTCGAACCGGTCAACGCGTCGCTCCCGGTCGGCGGTTCCGAGGTCATCGAGGTCCGGGTGACCAACACCGCCAACCAGACGCTCCGGGACGTGGAGGCGAAACTGTTCGCCAGCGACCCCCTGTCCAGCGACAACGACGAGGCGTTCGTCTCCCGACTCGACGCGGGCGAGTCCACGACCATGAAATTCCGGGTCGCCGCGGCGGGCGGGTCGATTCCGAAGGTCTACCCCGTCTCGGTCGATTTCACCTACGAGGACGCGCGCGGCGACACGGTACTCTCCGACACCTACCGCGTGCCGGTCGAAGTGACCGAGCGCCAGCGCCGCGGACTGGGCCTCCCGACCGGCGGCATCTCGCCGATACTGGTCGGTCTCGGCGTCGCGGTGGTCCTGCTGGGCGCGCTGGTCTGGTGGAAACAGGAGGCCATCGCGCGACTCCTCCCGTGA
- a CDS encoding cupredoxin domain-containing protein: MVFGARASVADEARRREVRGLSDCEPWVLELRPVDSWGLAASLPEEMTGDSSPAPRGDSAEAGGESEPDESGGDGVTRRAFVRTSGAAAGMGASALLADDAAAQTQTYRFGGEVAAWQGRAPAAIEGQSNPTVELEAGREYEFWFENLDGQPHNIVIQDADGNAIVESELVSEEGATASVTFTATPAMTTYICTVHPTTMVGDLTVTGQAEGGGESGGLFGTLPFGALVVLGVIALALVSPVLFALFLFSRGGSGGDETTTRT; encoded by the coding sequence GTGGTTTTCGGGGCGCGAGCGAGCGTCGCGGACGAGGCGAGACGCCGCGAGGTCCGCGGACTCTCCGACTGTGAGCCGTGGGTTCTCGAACTCCGGCCCGTGGACTCTTGGGGACTCGCGGCCTCACTACCAGAGGAGATGACGGGGGACTCTTCGCCAGCACCGCGCGGGGACTCGGCCGAGGCCGGGGGAGAATCGGAACCCGACGAGAGCGGCGGCGACGGCGTGACTCGCCGGGCGTTCGTCCGCACGAGCGGCGCGGCCGCGGGGATGGGCGCGAGCGCCCTCCTCGCCGACGACGCCGCGGCCCAGACACAGACCTACCGGTTCGGCGGCGAGGTGGCGGCGTGGCAGGGTCGCGCACCGGCCGCAATCGAGGGGCAGTCGAACCCGACCGTCGAGTTGGAGGCGGGCCGAGAGTACGAGTTCTGGTTCGAGAACCTCGACGGCCAACCGCACAACATCGTGATTCAGGACGCCGACGGGAACGCCATCGTCGAGAGCGAACTCGTCTCCGAGGAGGGCGCGACCGCCTCGGTGACGTTCACCGCGACGCCAGCGATGACCACCTACATCTGTACGGTCCACCCGACCACGATGGTCGGCGACCTGACCGTGACCGGGCAGGCGGAGGGCGGCGGCGAGAGCGGCGGCCTCTTCGGCACGCTCCCGTTCGGCGCGCTGGTCGTCCTCGGCGTCATCGCGCTGGCGCTCGTCTCGCCGGTGCTGTTCGCGCTGTTCCTCTTCTCGCGCGGCGGCAGCGGCGGGGACGAAACGACGACCAGAACGTAG
- a CDS encoding YbaK/EbsC family protein, translated as MHERAEEFADRAAREYGFEVDVEEFPEGTKTAADAAEAVGCDVAQIASSIAMRADDRLVVVVTSGANRVSEAKLAGLLDLTESDVAMADAGEIKAALGWSIGGVPPFCHDADVPVYLDRTLTEFETVWAAAGTPEAVFPIDPETLRELSDAEVADVAE; from the coding sequence ATGCACGAGCGAGCCGAGGAGTTCGCCGACCGCGCCGCACGCGAGTACGGATTCGAGGTGGACGTGGAGGAGTTCCCCGAGGGGACCAAGACCGCCGCGGACGCCGCCGAGGCCGTCGGCTGCGACGTGGCCCAGATAGCCAGTAGCATCGCCATGCGGGCCGACGACCGACTCGTCGTGGTCGTGACCAGCGGCGCGAACCGCGTGAGCGAGGCGAAACTCGCGGGGCTTCTCGACCTCACGGAGAGCGACGTGGCGATGGCCGACGCCGGGGAAATCAAGGCCGCGCTCGGGTGGTCCATCGGCGGCGTGCCGCCGTTCTGCCACGACGCCGACGTGCCGGTGTATCTCGACCGGACGCTGACGGAGTTCGAGACGGTGTGGGCCGCCGCGGGGACCCCGGAAGCGGTCTTCCCCATCGACCCGGAGACGCTTCGGGAGTTGTCCGACGCGGAGGTCGCGGACGTGGCGGAGTGA
- a CDS encoding carbohydrate kinase family protein, with translation MTDSDPELLVAGEALIDFLPDSPGPLAGVENFSRRAGGAPANVAVALARLDASPWFWTRVGEDPFGDLLAETLASFGVPDRFVERDSDAKTALAFVSHDADADRAFTFYRDGTADTRVEPGGVPDEALDSVSWVYVGGVMLAADPGRAATLDLAERATERDCTVVFDPNARPELWDSDDEFAEEVREMLRYADVVKATPEDLDAAGFSGESPEDLAAAVSDAGPHTVLLTLGDAGAFARSTDAAPWGSGAASHGGYEVESVEDTTGAGDAFTAGALAAFATGTGERASGRADPTDLSLSDLLGFANAVAAVTTTAPGAMTALPTREEVRRFRE, from the coding sequence ATGACCGACTCCGACCCCGAACTCCTCGTCGCTGGCGAAGCCCTGATAGACTTCCTGCCCGACAGCCCCGGCCCGCTCGCGGGCGTCGAGAACTTCTCGCGGCGCGCTGGCGGCGCGCCCGCCAACGTCGCGGTCGCGCTGGCGCGACTCGACGCCTCCCCGTGGTTCTGGACTCGCGTGGGCGAGGACCCCTTCGGCGACCTCCTCGCGGAGACGCTAGCGTCGTTCGGCGTCCCCGACCGGTTCGTCGAGCGCGATTCCGACGCCAAGACCGCGCTGGCGTTCGTCAGCCACGACGCCGACGCCGACCGCGCGTTCACCTTCTACCGCGACGGAACCGCCGACACGCGCGTCGAACCCGGCGGGGTTCCCGACGAGGCGTTGGACTCGGTGTCGTGGGTCTACGTCGGCGGCGTGATGCTGGCGGCCGACCCCGGCCGCGCGGCTACGCTCGACCTCGCAGAGCGCGCGACCGAGCGCGACTGCACCGTGGTCTTCGACCCGAACGCCCGCCCGGAGTTGTGGGACTCCGACGACGAGTTCGCCGAGGAGGTCCGCGAGATGCTCCGGTACGCCGACGTGGTGAAGGCTACGCCGGAAGACCTCGACGCGGCCGGATTCTCCGGCGAATCGCCCGAAGACCTCGCCGCGGCGGTCTCAGACGCCGGACCCCACACCGTCCTGCTGACGCTCGGCGACGCGGGGGCGTTCGCCCGCTCGACCGACGCGGCCCCGTGGGGGTCCGGCGCGGCCTCCCACGGCGGCTACGAGGTCGAGTCGGTCGAAGACACCACCGGCGCGGGCGACGCCTTCACCGCCGGGGCGCTGGCCGCGTTCGCCACCGGAACCGGCGAGCGAGCGAGCGGGCGAGCGGACCCGACCGACCTCTCGCTCTCGGACCTCCTCGGGTTCGCCAACGCGGTGGCGGCGGTCACGACTACCGCGCCGGGCGCGATGACGGCGTTACCGACGCGCGAGGAGGTCCGGCGGTTCCGGGAGTGA
- a CDS encoding sugar phosphate isomerase/epimerase family protein: protein MNERTGFVTQLGMDYETAFDVAAELEFDFVELLMDGDHERQRLDPAAVREAAADRDLDLLVHLPFALDIGSTYEHVREGAIRELVAASETAAEMGAEKGVAHASSKAWGPAWDDADLREILLDSVREVDAETPDEFEVCFENIPRGAFSTGNFPDLLADTEAAMTLDTGHARVDGLDSAEMAEFVARHADRISHFHLNDTRKAQDEHLPFGSGTIDFEEVLGALPDDWAGTLSLEVFTLEYGYIGVSKEYLDDVLGRFEK from the coding sequence ATGAACGAGCGAACCGGCTTCGTCACCCAACTCGGGATGGACTACGAGACGGCCTTCGACGTGGCCGCCGAGTTGGAGTTCGACTTCGTGGAACTGCTGATGGACGGCGACCACGAGCGCCAGCGCCTCGACCCCGCGGCGGTCCGCGAGGCGGCCGCCGACCGGGACCTCGACCTGCTGGTCCACCTCCCGTTCGCGCTCGACATCGGTTCGACCTACGAACACGTCCGCGAGGGCGCGATTCGGGAACTCGTCGCCGCGAGCGAGACCGCCGCCGAGATGGGCGCGGAGAAGGGCGTCGCCCACGCCTCCTCGAAGGCGTGGGGTCCCGCGTGGGACGACGCCGACCTCCGGGAGATACTCCTCGATTCGGTGCGCGAGGTGGACGCCGAAACGCCCGACGAGTTCGAGGTCTGCTTCGAGAACATCCCCCGAGGAGCCTTCTCGACCGGCAACTTCCCGGACCTCCTCGCCGACACCGAGGCCGCGATGACCCTCGACACGGGCCACGCTCGCGTGGACGGACTCGACTCGGCCGAGATGGCGGAGTTCGTGGCCCGCCACGCCGACCGCATCTCGCACTTTCACCTCAACGACACCCGGAAGGCCCAAGACGAACATTTGCCGTTCGGCTCGGGCACCATCGACTTCGAGGAGGTACTGGGCGCGCTCCCCGACGACTGGGCGGGGACGCTCTCGTTGGAGGTGTTCACGCTGGAGTACGGCTACATCGGCGTGAGCAAGGAGTATCTGGACGACGTTCTCGGGCGCTTCGAAAAGTAA